In Arthrobacter sp. StoSoilB5, one genomic interval encodes:
- a CDS encoding dihydrolipoamide acetyltransferase family protein has translation MTATMIKEFRLPDLGEGLTESEILSWKVAVGDTVTLNQVIAEVETAKAVVELPSPFAGVVAALHEQPGSVVEVGKPIVSFEVDDAGASNGGNANGGGNSTAVEAKAAAPQPETPQPETPQPETAEAGADVTPAKREPNLVGYGAVVEDTGRPVRRARGLVQAAATTVQAKPKPDDVPAERPRSTPPVRKLARDLGIDLQLVSGTGPGGLITREDVQNFAGEAEAASAVPAQPAATGDRETRTPIKGVRKFTASAVVQSAFTAPHVTEFLTIDVTATMELLARLKASKAFEGYKLTPLTIAAKAVLVALRNNPTLNSRWDEARQEIIQFNYVNLGIAAATPRGLTVPNIKDAERLNLRELATALSELTDTARAGKTSPSDLSGGTISITNIGVFGIDAGTPILNPGEAAIVALGAVRKAPWVVDDEIAVRQVMSLSLSFDHRLVDGEQGSRFLADLGAILADPAMVVTMV, from the coding sequence ATGACCGCCACCATGATCAAGGAATTCAGGCTGCCGGACCTTGGCGAAGGCCTTACCGAGTCGGAAATCCTGAGCTGGAAGGTCGCGGTAGGGGACACCGTCACCCTCAATCAGGTTATTGCCGAGGTTGAGACCGCCAAGGCAGTCGTTGAGCTGCCGTCGCCTTTCGCAGGCGTGGTGGCGGCCCTGCACGAGCAGCCGGGGTCCGTGGTGGAGGTCGGTAAACCGATCGTCTCCTTCGAAGTGGACGACGCCGGGGCCTCCAATGGAGGCAACGCCAACGGCGGCGGTAACTCGACCGCCGTCGAGGCTAAGGCTGCGGCGCCCCAACCTGAAACGCCCCAACCTGAAACGCCCCAACCTGAAACGGCTGAGGCTGGGGCTGACGTGACGCCCGCCAAGAGGGAGCCGAACCTGGTAGGTTATGGCGCCGTCGTCGAGGACACTGGGCGCCCGGTCCGCCGCGCCCGCGGCCTGGTACAAGCTGCGGCAACAACAGTGCAGGCAAAGCCCAAACCCGACGATGTCCCTGCCGAGCGTCCGCGTTCCACACCCCCGGTCCGGAAACTGGCCCGCGATCTTGGAATCGACCTGCAGTTGGTTTCCGGCACTGGTCCGGGAGGACTCATCACGCGGGAAGACGTCCAAAACTTCGCTGGTGAAGCGGAAGCCGCAAGCGCAGTACCAGCACAGCCAGCCGCAACAGGCGATCGTGAAACGCGTACACCCATTAAGGGTGTCAGGAAGTTCACTGCGTCAGCCGTGGTGCAGAGTGCCTTCACCGCCCCGCACGTGACGGAATTCCTGACGATAGATGTCACGGCGACCATGGAATTGCTCGCGCGACTGAAGGCCAGCAAGGCGTTCGAAGGCTACAAGCTCACCCCGCTTACGATTGCGGCCAAAGCGGTCCTGGTCGCTTTGCGGAACAATCCAACGCTGAACTCGCGCTGGGATGAGGCGCGCCAGGAGATCATCCAGTTCAACTACGTCAACCTTGGGATCGCGGCTGCCACGCCGCGTGGCCTTACGGTACCAAACATCAAAGACGCCGAGCGCCTGAACCTGCGGGAACTTGCCACAGCGCTGTCGGAACTCACGGATACCGCACGTGCCGGCAAGACGTCCCCGTCCGACCTCTCGGGCGGCACCATCTCCATCACCAACATCGGCGTGTTTGGGATCGACGCCGGGACGCCTATCCTCAATCCAGGCGAAGCTGCCATTGTCGCCTTGGGCGCTGTGCGGAAGGCGCCGTGGGTAGTGGATGATGAGATCGCGGTACGGCAGGTCATGTCCCTGAGCTTGTCCTTCGACCACCGCTTGGTGGACGGCGAGCAGGGTTCGCGCTTCCTGGCGGACCTTGGCGCTATCCTGGCCGACCCCGCCATGGTGGTGACCATGGTTTAG
- a CDS encoding alpha-ketoacid dehydrogenase subunit beta → MSKLTFARAINAGLRKSLENDPKVVLIGEDIGSLGGVFRVTDGLQKDFGKHRVIDSPLAESGIIGTAVGLAYRGYRPVCEIQFDGFIYPAFDQIVSQVAKMHYRTQGRVKMPITIRVPFGGGIGSPEHHSESPEAYFTHTSGLRVVAVSNPQDAYTMIQQAIASDDPVLYFEPKRRYHDKGDVDESIDLSNAMPLDKAAVVNAGSDVTLVAYGPLVKTAKDAAQAAADEGISVEVIDLRSLAPVDYPVVEASVRKTGRLVITHEAGQSGGLGAEIAASITERCFNYLESAPVRITGFDVPYPYSKLEMHHLPNLDRILDGVDRTLGRPNSLSGLEG, encoded by the coding sequence ATGTCCAAGCTCACGTTTGCCCGGGCCATCAACGCAGGCCTCCGCAAGTCACTGGAAAACGATCCCAAAGTCGTCCTCATCGGCGAGGACATTGGTTCGCTCGGTGGCGTCTTCCGTGTCACCGACGGACTCCAAAAAGACTTTGGGAAGCACCGGGTGATCGATTCGCCCCTGGCCGAGTCCGGCATCATCGGAACAGCAGTGGGCTTGGCATATCGGGGCTACCGCCCAGTGTGCGAGATCCAGTTCGACGGCTTCATCTATCCGGCTTTCGACCAGATCGTCAGCCAGGTGGCCAAGATGCACTACCGTACGCAGGGGCGGGTCAAGATGCCCATCACCATCCGCGTTCCGTTCGGAGGTGGCATTGGCTCTCCGGAGCACCATTCGGAATCGCCGGAGGCCTACTTCACCCACACGTCGGGCCTTCGGGTAGTTGCGGTGTCCAACCCGCAGGACGCCTACACGATGATCCAGCAGGCCATAGCTTCGGATGATCCTGTGCTCTACTTCGAACCCAAGCGCCGTTACCACGACAAGGGTGACGTCGACGAGTCGATCGATCTCTCCAACGCCATGCCCTTGGACAAAGCAGCTGTGGTCAACGCCGGATCGGACGTCACGCTTGTGGCGTACGGTCCTCTCGTCAAGACCGCAAAGGATGCGGCACAGGCTGCGGCCGATGAAGGAATCTCGGTGGAAGTGATTGACCTCCGTTCACTGGCTCCCGTTGATTACCCGGTGGTGGAAGCATCTGTGCGAAAGACGGGCCGCCTGGTCATCACGCACGAGGCCGGTCAATCCGGTGGCCTCGGGGCGGAGATTGCCGCCAGCATCACTGAGCGCTGCTTCAACTACCTGGAGTCCGCCCCCGTCCGGATTACCGGTTTCGATGTTCCATATCCCTACTCGAAGCTTGAAATGCATCATTTGCCCAACCTGGACAGGATTCTGGATGGCGTAGACCGCACCTTGGGCCGCCCCAACTCCCTGAGTGGACTGGAAGGATGA
- a CDS encoding carboxyl transferase domain-containing protein — METIASLAGTDSGTFEANQEAQLALVGELKERLAAAALGGPVKSRERHVARGKLLPRERIDYLLDEGSPFLEIAPLAANGMYDDDSPGAGVIAGIGLVHGRHVLVISNDATVKGGTYYPMTVKKHLRAQEIALENKLPCIYLVDSGGAFLPKQDEVFPDKEHFGRIFYNQARMSAAKIPQIASVMGSCTAGGAYVPAMSDETVIVRNQGTIFLGGPPLVKAAIGEIVTAEELGGGEVHSRISGVTDHLAENDQHALEIVRDIVGTLPKPAQPAWDVLDVVLPPVVDPSEIYGVVPTDVNAQYDVREVIARLVDGSEFHEFKKNYGTTLVTGFAHLHGHPVGIVANNGVLFSESSLKGAHFIELCDQRGIPLIFLQNLSGFMVGKDYEQGGIAKNGAKMVTAVATARVPKLTVVIGGSFGAGNYSMCGRAYSPRFLWMWPAARISVMGGNQASSVLATVKRDQYQAAGQEWSAEDEEAFKVPIKQQYEDQGSPYYSTARLWDDGIIDPADTRRVLGMALDVVSRQQLPETSFGLFRM; from the coding sequence ATGGAGACAATTGCCAGCTTGGCAGGAACCGATAGCGGCACCTTTGAAGCCAACCAGGAAGCACAGTTGGCGCTCGTAGGGGAATTGAAGGAACGCCTTGCCGCAGCAGCTCTCGGGGGACCCGTGAAATCCAGGGAGCGGCACGTCGCCCGTGGAAAGTTGTTGCCCCGGGAGCGAATCGACTACCTCCTGGATGAGGGCAGTCCCTTCCTGGAGATTGCGCCTTTGGCCGCCAACGGAATGTACGACGACGATTCGCCGGGCGCCGGGGTCATCGCGGGGATCGGCCTGGTCCATGGACGCCACGTGCTGGTGATTTCCAATGACGCCACGGTCAAGGGCGGCACGTATTACCCCATGACCGTCAAGAAGCACCTCAGGGCCCAGGAAATCGCCCTGGAAAACAAGCTTCCGTGTATCTACCTGGTGGATTCCGGGGGAGCATTCCTGCCCAAGCAGGACGAGGTCTTCCCGGACAAGGAACACTTCGGCCGGATCTTCTATAACCAAGCCAGAATGTCCGCGGCCAAAATCCCGCAGATCGCTTCGGTGATGGGTTCGTGCACGGCCGGCGGGGCATATGTGCCGGCCATGAGCGACGAGACTGTGATCGTCCGCAACCAGGGCACCATTTTCCTCGGTGGGCCGCCCCTGGTGAAGGCAGCCATTGGCGAGATTGTGACCGCTGAGGAGTTGGGCGGCGGTGAGGTGCATTCAAGAATTTCCGGAGTCACTGACCATCTGGCCGAAAACGACCAGCATGCGTTGGAGATCGTCCGGGACATCGTTGGCACGTTACCCAAGCCGGCCCAGCCGGCATGGGATGTGCTCGACGTCGTCCTGCCGCCCGTCGTCGATCCTTCAGAGATCTACGGCGTGGTTCCCACGGACGTCAACGCACAGTACGATGTCCGCGAAGTGATCGCACGGCTCGTGGACGGCTCCGAGTTCCATGAGTTCAAGAAGAACTACGGCACCACCCTGGTGACCGGGTTCGCGCACCTGCATGGACACCCCGTTGGTATCGTGGCCAACAACGGCGTCCTGTTCAGTGAGTCCTCACTCAAGGGCGCCCACTTCATCGAACTCTGCGATCAGCGCGGGATCCCGCTGATCTTCCTGCAGAACCTCTCCGGGTTCATGGTGGGCAAGGACTACGAGCAAGGCGGCATCGCCAAGAACGGCGCAAAGATGGTCACCGCAGTCGCAACAGCCAGGGTGCCCAAGCTGACCGTCGTTATCGGTGGTTCCTTCGGCGCCGGAAACTACTCCATGTGCGGGCGGGCCTACTCGCCGCGTTTCCTGTGGATGTGGCCGGCGGCGCGGATCTCGGTGATGGGCGGAAACCAGGCCTCCAGCGTGCTGGCAACAGTCAAGAGGGATCAGTACCAGGCCGCCGGCCAGGAATGGTCCGCGGAAGACGAAGAGGCCTTCAAAGTCCCCATCAAGCAGCAGTATGAGGACCAAGGCAGCCCGTACTACTCCACTGCGCGGCTCTGGGATGACGGCATCATCGATCCCGCAGACACTCGCCGCGTTCTGGGAATGGCCCTGGATGTCGTGTCCCGCCAACAACTACCGGAGACCTCCTTCGGCCTCTTCAGGATGTGA
- a CDS encoding IS110 family transposase, with protein MAKQHPKVIAGIDTHADTHHVAVISETGRHLGDKEFLAVGSGYRQIVEFITGFGPVSSIGVEGTGSYGAELARVLSREHFWVLEVMRPNRQERRLRGKSDPLDAYQAAEAALAGSRVATPKARDGAVESLRVLRAERNSAMRARVAVMAQIKSILVSAPEPIRAKYRGLSRVAMMSALEKSRPIGDPAEPPNATAIVLKRLAVRYRHLNTEVALIDTELDAILTIHAPTLRDIQGVGTDVASQLLVTVGDNSERVTSEARFAALVGVAPIPAASGKTTRHRLSRGGDRQANKAIHRVVLVRMMSDSRTKTYVARRRQEGKTTKEIMRCLKRYVAREIYDQIMHPHPAPFAGQLRALRKAKNITLQAAADDLRVWPTALSRLERGLTRDDNFHKRYESWLNDH; from the coding sequence ATGGCAAAACAACATCCGAAAGTCATCGCTGGGATCGACACGCATGCCGATACCCACCACGTCGCCGTCATCAGTGAAACAGGGCGGCATCTAGGGGACAAGGAGTTCCTTGCCGTCGGTTCCGGCTACCGGCAGATCGTGGAGTTCATCACCGGATTTGGCCCGGTCTCGTCCATCGGCGTGGAGGGCACAGGCAGTTACGGAGCGGAGCTCGCACGCGTCCTGAGTCGGGAGCACTTCTGGGTCCTGGAAGTGATGCGTCCAAACCGGCAAGAACGCCGGCTACGGGGCAAGTCTGATCCGTTGGATGCCTATCAGGCTGCGGAAGCTGCACTTGCCGGCAGCAGGGTTGCGACGCCAAAAGCCAGGGACGGGGCTGTGGAATCACTACGTGTTCTGCGCGCTGAACGAAACTCTGCCATGCGGGCAAGGGTCGCGGTCATGGCTCAGATCAAGAGCATCCTGGTCTCTGCTCCTGAGCCCATCCGGGCGAAGTACCGCGGCTTAAGCCGCGTTGCAATGATGAGCGCACTGGAGAAAAGCCGACCGATCGGTGACCCTGCCGAGCCTCCAAACGCCACCGCCATCGTTCTCAAGCGCTTGGCTGTCCGCTACCGGCACCTGAACACGGAAGTGGCCCTGATCGATACTGAACTCGACGCAATCCTCACCATTCACGCCCCTACGCTCAGGGACATTCAGGGTGTTGGCACTGACGTTGCAAGTCAGTTGCTGGTAACCGTAGGCGACAACTCCGAAAGGGTCACCTCGGAGGCAAGGTTCGCAGCCCTGGTCGGCGTTGCCCCCATCCCGGCCGCCTCAGGGAAAACCACCCGGCATCGACTTAGCCGTGGCGGAGACCGGCAAGCCAATAAAGCCATCCATCGCGTAGTGCTCGTACGGATGATGAGTGATAGCCGGACCAAAACCTACGTGGCCAGGCGCCGACAAGAAGGCAAAACCACCAAGGAAATCATGCGCTGCCTCAAACGCTACGTTGCACGTGAAATCTATGACCAGATCATGCACCCCCACCCAGCACCCTTCGCCGGGCAGCTCCGGGCCCTGCGGAAAGCCAAGAACATCACCCTCCAGGCCGCCGCTGATGACCTCCGCGTCTGGCCTACCGCACTATCCCGTCTCGAACGCGGACTCACCCGCGACGACAACTTCCACAAACGCTACGAAAGCTGGCTCAACGACCATTGA
- the pdhA gene encoding pyruvate dehydrogenase (acetyl-transferring) E1 component subunit alpha, which translates to MLTDKAGKGVQNDAPRPGQSAQNPLRTGGNLLQLVSPEGERISHPEFDLWIKDIGDEQLGSLFEDMTVIRRIDTEATALQRQGELALWPPLLGQEAAQIGSSRSLRDDDFVFPSYRESGVAYIRGAHVSEIAQVWRGNALYAWDPQRINMATPQIIIGSQSLHATGYAMGVQLDGASTAVLAYFGDGATSEGDVSEAMVFAASFQAPVVFFCQNNHWAISEPVRVQSHVQLADRPTGFGIPSLRVDGNDVLAVMAATRWALDRARSGGGPTFIEAVTYRMGPHTTADDPTRYRDPNELEDWAAKDPILRLRRLLDVKGLLTEDLEGRVKAKADAVAAELRNSCVNMPDPQPLDVFNHVYSTPNSWIERQKDHYSRYLNSFNQPVEEGAL; encoded by the coding sequence GTGTTGACGGATAAGGCGGGCAAGGGAGTGCAAAATGACGCTCCGCGCCCCGGACAAAGTGCACAAAATCCTTTGCGGACGGGGGGCAACCTCCTCCAGTTGGTGTCGCCGGAAGGCGAGCGGATCAGCCACCCGGAATTTGATCTCTGGATCAAGGACATCGGCGATGAGCAGTTGGGCTCCTTGTTTGAGGACATGACTGTCATCCGCCGCATCGACACAGAAGCCACGGCCCTCCAGCGGCAGGGTGAACTGGCCTTGTGGCCGCCGCTGCTGGGACAGGAAGCAGCCCAGATTGGCTCAAGCCGCTCCTTGCGCGACGACGACTTTGTCTTCCCCAGCTACCGTGAGAGCGGCGTGGCCTACATCCGCGGCGCCCATGTCTCGGAGATCGCCCAAGTGTGGCGTGGAAACGCCCTCTACGCTTGGGATCCTCAGCGAATCAACATGGCGACACCCCAAATCATTATCGGTTCCCAGAGCCTCCATGCCACGGGGTACGCCATGGGCGTCCAACTGGACGGTGCCAGCACGGCAGTGCTTGCCTACTTCGGAGACGGCGCCACAAGCGAGGGCGACGTGAGCGAGGCCATGGTGTTCGCCGCCAGCTTCCAGGCACCCGTAGTGTTTTTCTGCCAGAACAATCATTGGGCCATTTCTGAACCCGTGCGGGTGCAGTCCCACGTTCAATTGGCGGACAGGCCAACGGGGTTCGGTATCCCCAGCCTGCGTGTTGACGGCAATGATGTCCTCGCAGTCATGGCCGCTACGCGTTGGGCTTTGGACCGGGCCCGCAGCGGCGGCGGGCCAACGTTTATCGAAGCGGTCACCTATCGCATGGGCCCTCACACTACTGCCGATGATCCCACCCGTTACCGGGACCCGAATGAGCTGGAGGACTGGGCTGCCAAGGATCCTATTCTCCGGCTACGGAGGCTCCTGGACGTCAAGGGCCTGCTCACGGAAGACCTGGAAGGCAGGGTCAAAGCCAAGGCTGACGCTGTTGCGGCCGAACTCCGGAACAGTTGCGTCAACATGCCCGATCCGCAGCCGTTGGACGTCTTCAACCACGTGTACAGCACACCGAATTCCTGGATTGAACGCCAGAAGGATCACTATTCGCGTTACCTGAACAGCTTCAACCAGCCTGTCGAGGAAGGTGCACTCTGA
- a CDS encoding NAD(P)-dependent oxidoreductase, protein MRIAVTGGSGKLGRSVVRRLAQDGHQVLNIDRAGKRGRGYVNVDLRNYGQVLDVVLGLDDQHNGLDAIVHLAAIPAPGLAPDAAIFENNMLSTYNIFQAARRAGIKKVVYASSETVLGLPFDIDPPYIPVDEEYAARPESTYSLVKHLEEQMAIQLTRWDPALSITALRFSNVMDPEDYDAFPSFDSDATLRKWNLWGYIDARDGAQAVVRALENGTSGFEAFIIAASDTVMSRSSAELAAEVFPGVEVVKDLGQHETMLSVDKARRLLGFEPEHSWRDYHSNRTTPTED, encoded by the coding sequence ATGAGGATTGCCGTCACTGGCGGAAGCGGAAAACTGGGCAGGAGCGTGGTCCGTCGACTGGCGCAGGACGGGCACCAGGTGCTCAACATTGACCGTGCGGGAAAAAGGGGCCGCGGCTACGTGAACGTGGACCTCCGCAATTACGGGCAGGTCCTGGACGTTGTCCTCGGTTTGGATGACCAACACAACGGCTTGGACGCAATCGTCCACTTGGCCGCCATCCCCGCACCGGGGCTGGCCCCCGACGCCGCCATTTTTGAAAACAACATGCTGTCCACCTACAACATCTTCCAAGCAGCACGAAGAGCGGGCATCAAGAAGGTGGTTTATGCCTCCAGCGAGACGGTCCTGGGGCTCCCCTTCGACATCGACCCTCCCTACATCCCCGTGGACGAGGAGTACGCGGCGCGACCCGAGAGCACCTACTCCCTGGTGAAGCACCTCGAGGAGCAGATGGCCATCCAGCTCACGCGCTGGGACCCTGCTTTGAGCATCACCGCGCTCAGGTTCTCCAACGTGATGGACCCGGAGGACTACGACGCCTTCCCGTCCTTCGACTCGGACGCTACCCTGCGTAAGTGGAATCTGTGGGGCTATATTGATGCCCGCGACGGCGCCCAAGCCGTTGTCCGCGCCCTGGAGAATGGCACATCCGGTTTTGAGGCCTTCATTATCGCCGCTTCCGACACCGTGATGAGCAGAAGCAGCGCCGAACTGGCCGCCGAAGTCTTTCCCGGCGTCGAGGTCGTCAAAGACCTGGGCCAGCACGAAACCATGCTGTCCGTCGACAAAGCCCGCCGCCTCCTTGGTTTCGAGCCGGAACACAGCTGGCGCGATTACCACTCCAACCGGACCACGCCCACGGAGGACTGA
- a CDS encoding HNH endonuclease signature motif containing protein — MEDMEQLTALRTEPSPVVAALTAARSQRFLRMPDLVKAGFKDSTASITAIGHFQGGLGNRAGLGNDAALLNGKASFAPASGPAGAIATGSGSTGARATDTGRDLAALFEDGAALLDPLRLSAAADAARLFGFIEAADFAGRIEEISRSLEYLQVVAAQAVERTRKEAQHASPGAPAGPPEWRTGWTEPATGATVAGTDSVLDDGYRNATEFLRARLRISIGEARRRLALAPDVLLQAGMAGQEIPARREVLAEALSSALVPSRSATIISTALEKVRQLTDDDTITRMEHALSATAIESDPDFVTKMAKRWVDSIDQDGPEPSEEVLRQLQGAFLRRRRRHGLHHIEIFATAEQYETLATAMNTATNPRLSGHYGEPGTAPDGSTSRDDGTGTALHPGPEHSSGGPDLDRRTRAQKLLNGLVGACALAMTTGKLPSNGGLRPQLTVTIDERDLFERLNDHQRLNNHQRLSTGTATFLGPMHPNTIRKIACDADIIPVLLGSESRVLDIGRTTRIFPPHIRKAITARDQGCAFPDCTMPAPWCEAHHITYWAHGGTTSTDNGTLLCSHHHHLIHKENWRIDITTGVPWFIPPPHIDPKQTPRRNHHHTPQRT; from the coding sequence ATGGAAGATATGGAGCAGCTGACAGCACTTCGGACGGAACCGTCCCCTGTTGTCGCTGCCCTGACCGCGGCCCGGTCACAGCGCTTTTTGAGGATGCCGGACCTGGTCAAGGCCGGGTTCAAGGATTCGACGGCGTCCATCACCGCGATCGGCCATTTCCAAGGCGGGCTGGGCAACAGAGCCGGGCTGGGCAACGACGCTGCGCTGCTCAACGGCAAGGCCAGTTTCGCCCCGGCTTCAGGGCCCGCGGGCGCCATAGCCACGGGTAGCGGGTCAACAGGCGCCAGAGCCACGGACACCGGACGGGACCTGGCAGCTCTTTTTGAGGACGGCGCGGCTCTTCTGGACCCGTTGCGGTTGTCCGCAGCGGCCGATGCGGCGCGGCTGTTTGGGTTTATTGAGGCCGCTGACTTTGCCGGCAGGATCGAGGAGATCTCCCGGTCGTTGGAGTACTTGCAGGTTGTCGCGGCGCAGGCAGTGGAAAGGACCCGGAAGGAAGCACAGCATGCGTCGCCGGGGGCGCCAGCTGGCCCGCCGGAGTGGCGGACCGGTTGGACTGAACCGGCCACGGGTGCGACGGTCGCGGGAACGGACAGCGTCCTGGATGACGGGTACCGGAATGCCACTGAGTTCCTTCGGGCCAGGTTGCGGATCAGCATCGGGGAAGCCCGGCGCAGGCTCGCCCTCGCACCCGACGTCCTTCTGCAGGCCGGAATGGCCGGGCAGGAGATCCCGGCACGGCGCGAAGTGCTGGCCGAAGCCCTCTCCTCAGCCCTGGTGCCTTCCCGCTCCGCGACGATCATCAGCACCGCACTGGAAAAAGTCCGGCAGCTCACCGATGACGACACCATCACCCGGATGGAACACGCCCTCAGCGCCACGGCCATTGAATCCGATCCGGACTTCGTCACCAAAATGGCCAAACGCTGGGTCGATTCGATCGACCAAGACGGTCCCGAACCATCCGAAGAAGTCCTCCGCCAACTCCAAGGCGCGTTCCTCCGCCGCCGACGCCGCCACGGGCTCCACCACATCGAAATCTTCGCCACCGCAGAACAATACGAAACCCTGGCCACCGCCATGAACACCGCCACCAACCCACGACTCTCCGGCCACTACGGCGAGCCCGGCACGGCACCTGACGGCAGCACCAGCCGAGACGATGGCACCGGAACGGCACTCCACCCCGGACCAGAACACAGCTCAGGCGGACCGGATCTGGACCGTCGCACCCGGGCCCAGAAACTCCTCAACGGCCTCGTCGGAGCCTGTGCCCTCGCGATGACCACCGGGAAACTGCCCTCCAACGGCGGACTCCGACCCCAACTCACCGTCACCATCGACGAACGCGACCTCTTCGAACGACTAAACGACCACCAACGACTCAACAACCACCAACGACTCAGCACAGGCACAGCAACGTTCCTGGGTCCGATGCACCCGAACACCATCCGCAAGATCGCCTGCGACGCCGACATCATCCCGGTCCTGCTCGGCAGCGAATCCCGGGTCCTGGACATCGGCCGCACCACCCGGATCTTCCCACCACACATCCGCAAAGCCATCACCGCCCGGGACCAAGGCTGCGCCTTCCCCGACTGCACCATGCCCGCCCCCTGGTGCGAGGCCCACCACATCACCTACTGGGCCCACGGCGGCACCACCTCCACCGACAACGGCACCCTGCTCTGCAGCCACCACCACCACCTCATCCACAAAGAAAACTGGCGCATCGACATCACAACAGGGGTTCCCTGGTTCATCCCCCCACCCCACATCGACCCCAAACAAACACCCCGACGCAACCACCACCACACACCCCAGAGAACATAA
- a CDS encoding TetR/AcrR family transcriptional regulator has protein sequence MTGGPETGTVRSPAAATQRGQAKELRRVALLSAAAGLFAENGFNRVSLEDLGAAAGVSGPAVYRHFPGKQAVLGELLLSVSRDLLDGGLRVVSEADNPTDALKGLIRFQVDFALSNPDVIRVQDRDFGSLSSTDQAEVRSLQRAYVETWVDVLGRIHSGADVAGLRVRAHAAFGLINSTPHSVRHHGRKIAVKSARPILEQMALAALTAA, from the coding sequence GTGACCGGAGGCCCGGAAACAGGCACTGTCCGCAGCCCAGCCGCAGCAACCCAACGCGGCCAAGCCAAGGAGCTCCGCAGGGTGGCATTGCTTTCAGCCGCAGCGGGACTCTTTGCAGAGAATGGCTTCAACCGGGTGTCGCTTGAGGACCTTGGGGCGGCGGCAGGGGTTAGCGGACCCGCTGTGTACCGGCACTTCCCCGGCAAGCAAGCTGTTCTCGGCGAGCTCCTCCTCAGCGTCAGCCGCGATCTGCTCGACGGCGGCCTCCGGGTGGTCTCGGAAGCGGACAATCCCACGGACGCCCTGAAAGGCTTGATCCGGTTCCAAGTGGACTTTGCCCTGAGCAACCCGGACGTCATCCGCGTCCAGGACCGGGACTTCGGGAGCCTCAGCAGTACCGACCAAGCGGAAGTCAGGTCCCTGCAGCGCGCCTACGTGGAAACGTGGGTGGACGTCCTCGGACGCATCCACTCCGGCGCGGATGTCGCCGGCCTCCGTGTCCGGGCACATGCTGCCTTCGGCCTCATCAACTCCACGCCCCACTCCGTTCGCCATCACGGACGGAAGATCGCGGTGAAGTCTGCCAGGCCCATTCTGGAACAGATGGCCTTGGCTGCCCTGACAGCAGCCTGA